In the genome of Metabacillus litoralis, the window CATCTTTTTTCGTCATTAATTTCTTTGTGGATTATTGGTCATAATACAAGTGGAGGTGACCAAACATGAGCAGTGAAAAAAAAGGTAACAATCGCGGAAGAAAAGCACCAAGTGTTAACCCACAAGGTCATGCTGAAGATGTTGAATTTTCAACTGAGCCAAAAAGCAAACTTGAGAATGCAGCTAAGAAAAAAAATACAAAATAAAAAAGAGAGGCTTAATGCCTCTCTAAAATTTCAATATTATATTGCCTCTTTCACGTCGGTTACATTCTTTAGTAACTTTTGAATTCCTTTTAGTTCCAAATCCTTAATAATAGAAAATGCCTTTTCTTCGTCAATTTGAAAAATAGCATCTTCAAGTAAACATTCGAGAGGTGCTTGACAATTAATTTCGGCCAATTTTCTTGATAAAAGTAACATGTCCAAATCATTTTCTATTTTTGTTTTTTGACCTTTGGTTAACTCTGAAACATTTTGCAAAAGCTTATCAATTGATCGATATTGAGAAATTAATTTAAACGCTGTTTTCTCTCCTATTCCTTTTACACCAGGATAATTATCACTTGGATCGCCCATTAACGCCTTAACATCAATTAACATTCGAGGTTCGATTTGAAACTCTTCTATATATGAGTCCTTTGTATAATGTTTGTAATTACCGATTCCTTTTTGAAGGATCAAAACGTCAACAGTATCATTTAAAAGCTGGAGGATATCTTTGTCACCAGTTATGATCGATACTTTCATATCATTTTCATATGTTTTTGCAAGCGTTCCAATGCAATCATCAGCTTCATAACCTTCTATTCCTACGTTTGGAATATCTAATGCCGCTACAACTTCTTTTGCAAGGTCAAATTGTGGTTGA includes:
- a CDS encoding 5'-3' exonuclease produces the protein MENNKQHLLIVDGMALLFRSFFATSVYGQFMINSKGTPTNAISGLLKHLISVIEYTKPTHVICCWDMGSKTYRNDIFSDYKANRPEAPIELQPQFDLAKEVVAALDIPNVGIEGYEADDCIGTLAKTYENDMKVSIITGDKDILQLLNDTVDVLILQKGIGNYKHYTKDSYIEEFQIEPRMLIDVKALMGDPSDNYPGVKGIGEKTAFKLISQYRSIDKLLQNVSELTKGQKTKIENDLDMLLLSRKLAEINCQAPLECLLEDAIFQIDEEKAFSIIKDLELKGIQKLLKNVTDVKEAI
- the sspL gene encoding small, acid-soluble spore protein L yields the protein MSSEKKGNNRGRKAPSVNPQGHAEDVEFSTEPKSKLENAAKKKNTK